A window from Chiroxiphia lanceolata isolate bChiLan1 chromosome 3, bChiLan1.pri, whole genome shotgun sequence encodes these proteins:
- the TLR5 gene encoding toll-like receptor 5 encodes MMLCHQLVLVFGLSLASGVCASRSCYSEAQVSIYFFCNLTDVPLVPKDTVKLFLTYNYIIRVTETSFPLLEHLLLLEFGTQLVYPVTIGKGAFRNLPNLRILDLGYNRILQPDLDAFVGLPSLTVLRLFGNYLGNSILEERYFQDLRSLEELDLSGNKITRLQPHPLFYNLTALKTVNLKSNYISDLCQSNLTSFQGKHFLLFNLSSNSLYKAESVDWAKCPNPFKNITFNSLDLSKNGWSTERVQYFCTAIKGTQIRSLIFSTHIMGSGFGFQNLKNPDNYTFAGLARSDLSSLDISGGYIFSLNPLVFQSLGNLEVLNLFKNKINQIERQAFFGLGNLKILNLSSNLLGELYDHTFEGLRSVAYIDLQQNHIGMIGEKSFHHLESLKIIDLRDNAIKKLPSFPHLTYASLGDNKLMTVAYTRIDTAYLDLERNWLANVGDLYILFQVPDLQYIFLKQNRFSYCVKSDNAIQNSQLSYMDLGENMLQLVWERDLCLDVFGALSKLEVLHLNNNYLSALPQDIFRGLTSLKTLNLASNLLSHLSPGLFPESLMYLNLSGNQLLSPEPEVFMTLNILDITHNKYVCDCSLKSLLVWLNETNVTLAGSESDRYCAYPPEFAGVPLSYLEYDGCDEDELQQALRFSLFIFFSVTFLMFLVSAIIFTRCRGICFIWYKTITKKIIASHPQVTNKCEYRYDAYLCYSKNDFEWVQNALLKHLDSQYLDKNRFTLCFEERDFLPGEEHINNIRDAIWNSRKTICIVTRQFLKDGWCVEAFNFAQSRYFSDLKDVLIMVVVGSLSQYQLMKHKPIRNFLQRSRYLRWPEDYQDVDWFLNNLSSQILKEKKVQRKANGIELQTVATISH; translated from the coding sequence ATGATGCTGTGTCATCAGCTAGTGCTTGTCTTTGGACTCTCACTAGCTAGTGGGGTGTGTGCATCTAGAAGCTGCTACTCAGAAGCCCAAGTCtccatatattttttctgcaacCTCACAGATGTTCCACTTGTGCCGAAGGATACGGTGAAGCTTTTCCTAACTTACAACTATATCATACGAGTGACTGAAACTTCGTTTCCACTGCTGGAGCACTTGTTGTTGTTGGAATTTGGAACGCAGTTGGTCTACCCTGTTACCATAGGGAAAGGAGCTTTCAGGAACCTGCCAAACCTTCGTATCTTAGATTTGGGATACAATAGGATTCTTCAACCAGATCTTGATGCTTTTGTGGGTTTGCCAAGTCTGACTGTACTCCGTTTGTTTGGGAACTACCTTGGAAATTCCATCCTTGAGGAACGTTACTTTCAAGATTTGAGATCATTAGAAGAATTGGATCTTTCAGGGAACAAAATCACCAGACTTCAGCCTCATCCATTATTTTATAATCTAACAGCCCTGAAAACTGTGAACCTGAAATCCAACTACATATCTGACCTATGTCAGAGCAATCTTACCAGCttccaaggaaaacattttctattgTTCAACCTCAGTTCTAATTCTTTGTACAAAGCAGAAAGTGTAGACTGGGCCAAATGCCCAaatcctttcaaaaatattacatttaacTCACTAGACCTTAGCAAAAATGGCTGGAGCACGGAGAGAGTCCAATATTTCTGTACAGCCATTAAAGGGACTCAAATCAGGTCTTTAATATTTAGCACTCATATAATGGGTTCGGGATTTGGctttcaaaacttaaaaaatccAGATAATTATACTTTTGCAGGACTAGCAAGAAGTGATCTTAGTTCCCTTGATATTTCAGGGGgttacattttctctctcaatCCTTTAGTCTTTCAAAGCCTTGGTAATCTGGAAGTCCTGAACCTTTTCAAAAACAAGATAAATCAAATTGAAAGGCAAGCATTTTTTGGCTTAGGCAACCTAAAAATCCTCAATCTCTCAAGTAATCTTTTAGGTGAGTTGTATGATCATACTTTTGAGGGTCTACGCAGTGTAGCATATATTGATTTACAGCAGAATCATATTGGGATGATTGGTGAAAAATCATTCCATCACTTAGAAAGTCTGAAAATAATTGATCTCCGAGACAATGCCATTAAAAAGCTCCCTTCCTTTCCACATCTGACGTATGCCTCTTTAGGTGACAATAAGCTAATGACTGTAGCTTACACAAGAATAGATACAGCATACCtagatttagaaagaaattggTTGGCAAATGTAGGTGACCTGTATATTCTTTTCCAAGTTCCAGATCTGCAATATATCTTCTTAAAACAGAATCGGTTCTCTTACTGTGTGAAAAGTGATAATGCTATACAAAATAGTCAGTTAAGCTATATGGATCTGGGTGAAAATATGTTACAGCTTGTGTGGGAGAGAGACTTATGTTTGGATGTGTTTGGGGCACTGTCCAAACTCGAGGTTCTCCATCTGAATAACAACTACCTCAGTGCTCTTCCACAGGACATTTTTAGAGGCCTAACATCTCTAAAAACCCTTAATCTGGCTTCCAATCTGCTGTCTCATCTTTCTCCTGGGCTTTTTCCAGAGAGCCTAATGTACCTCAACTTATCTGGAAACCAGCTGCTTTCCCCTGAGCCTGAAGTCTTTATGACTTTGAATATTCTGGATATAACACATAATAAGTATGTCTGTGATTGCTCTTTAAAGAGCCTACTAGTGTGGCTAAATGAAACCAATGTAACCCTAGCTGGCTCAGAATCTGACAGGTACTGTGCCTACCCACCTGAATTTGCAGGGGTACCCCTGTCGTATCTAGAATATGATGGTTGTGATGAAGATGAACTCCAGCAGGCACTCAGGTTCTCACTATTCATCTTCTTCTCTGTCACCTTTCTCATGTTTCTGGTGTCAGCCATCATTTTTACTCGCTGTCGGGGGATTTGTTTTATCTGGTATAAAACTATcaccaaaaaaataatagcCAGCCATCCACAAGTAACAAATAAATGTGAATACAGATATGATGCGTATCTGTGCTACAGTAAAAATGACTTTGAATGGGTCCAGAATGCTTTGCTAAAGCACCTGGATTCACAGTATTTGGATAAAAACAGGTTTACCTTGTGTTTTGAGGAAAGAGACTTCTTGCCTGGGGAAGAACATATCAATAATATTCGTGATGCCATTtggaacagcaggaaaacaatttgTATTGTGACCAGGCAGTTTCTCAAAGATGGGTGGTGTGTGGAAGCCTTCAATTTTGCCCAGAGCAGGTACTTCTCTGATCTGAAAGATGTCCTCATAATGGTAGTGGTTGGGTCACTTTCTCAATATCAACTGATGAAACACAAACCAATTAGAAACTTCTTACAAAGGAGTCGGTATTTGCGGTGGCCTGAAGATTATCAAGATGTAGACTGGTTTTTAAATAACCTTTCGTCCCAAattctgaaggagaaaaaggtgCAAAGGAAAGCCAATGGTATTGAGCTGCAGACTGTAGCAACCATCTCACACTGA